Within Sorghum bicolor cultivar BTx623 chromosome 2, Sorghum_bicolor_NCBIv3, whole genome shotgun sequence, the genomic segment GTGAAAAGATATAGAAAACAATTTTTATGCAAATAACTCTTTCAAACGATGATTTAAAGAGTGAGATTTAGAaaagctcttggagatgctggTACGTGCCCAAGTGGTGCCAGTCCCACCAAAAGCTGACTTTTTTTTGTCTATTAATTGTTTCTTCTAGGCCGTTATCTCggaatttttgtttttttgatgtttgtttttttattttttaatttgctTTGTTTATATGGTTTGTAGTCTTTATTGTGTGAAGGTGCGCATGATGTGTCTTTGGTAATCCGTGTGAGATTAAGATATGTTTCacttgattttttttgtttggttatTTGTGTGATTTGTGCTGTAGTATTATTTGTGTGAGTATTAGGCTTGGATCActcaaattttatttttttatcatttGTGTGATTTGTGTTTGTCAAATTGCTTAAGTGTTTTAATGGGTCAAATCACTCAAGTTCCAAACAGATTAGATTGATCCAAGATAAATGAGAGTTGCAGTCAGCACCACTCGAACCATTGTCATCAAGCTAAGGAGGCCCCTTCCATCCTAGGAGGTGATTCGCGACATTATCAATTAGGGGCGGCCGGGGGAGACAGAATTTTTTAGGTGAGCATCAGCAAATCATTTTCCGAACAATAAACAGGAGAAAAGTTCATATGTAGCAATTTTGGACTTTGGACAAGCTGAGTACAGGGGGAAAAGCTAAGATAAAGTGCAATTCTTGTTCAGTCATGCGCCATATATAAATACTATATCTGATCTAGCATCGCATTTGGGTCTACAATGCACTCAGCGCTCTCGGTCGCAAAACATGATATGTGAAGCAATGCAAGTTTAACCTCCATTCTTGGTGAAACTGCTGTGCAGTTATCTTGTTGGAAGTGAAACACTGGAATGGTAATTCTTTATTGTTAAAGGGAATAAAACGTTGATCACTGTTCCAGGCaatatatattttcatatatagtCCCAACACCTTTCTATTCTATctatctaaaaaaatatagcCCGTCATCAGTAGTATGCCAGCAGCAGCCAGGCAACTTTATTTAAACAAccttaataaaaagaaaaaaaaaaaggaaagctcAACCGCTTGTATCTGTAGAGATACAGAGTTCATGCATTAGCCAAACAGACAGGCAGagtaaaaaaaaatgaaataggAGGAAGTGAAAAAGTGAGAGGCcggtgaaactaaacaaggacagGAGCAGGAGTCGCTCGCGCAGCTGCTGCCGCCGGCGACGTTGGTGGTGCTGCTGCCGCCGGCTTGCCCCGGCCCATGGTGAAGCCGCGCGTGCCGTCGGGCATCCTCGGGCCCTGGGGAGGATGAGGCTGATGCTGCCTGGGGCTGAAGGGGCACTTCTGGGAGGAGGCAGAGGCCGCAGCAGACacctgctgctgcctgctgccgCCGGGGCTGGACGGGCACTGCTTctgggacgacgacgacgaggtgcGGGGGCTGGACGGATCGAAGTGGCCGGCCATGCCCGCGGGAGCCGACTGCGGGCTCTGCGGCGCCGTGATGTGCAGCTTCGTCGTCCCTCGTCCTCGAGCCCAGCCTTTCTGCTTGCTGCCACCATtattctgctgctgctgctgatcctCCTGGTGCTGCTGGACGTGAGCGTGAGCAtgagctgctgctgccgccgccgccgcctcggcaGCAGAGTAGTCTGCTGTTGGCGAGTCGGATGACATCTGGGAGGAGTGCGGCGAGTCGTCGTCGGAGCCCACAAAGTGGTCGAAGTCTGCCCGCTTCAGCCTCATCACTGACTTGGGCTGCAAAACcaaaacatgcatgcatgcattagtTTTTACTGAATGCAGATAAGGAACTCAAGGAGAGGAAATGAAGTTCGAGGATCAAACAAACCGAGCGCCTGAGCACTGTGCGGACACGGAGCCCTTTCCTCCAATTCCGTTCGTCATTCAGCTTCTCCACCTGGTATATATGGTACACATCATAGATAGACAAAGGTAATCAAATTAATTAGATTCCCTGTTCCTGGGAAATTAATTACTAGGTAAGGCACTCACTGCTTTCTCGGCTTGCTGTGACGTCTCGTACTCCACAAGTGCGTGCATCTTTTATTTTTAGGATAAGATAGTGTAAAAAAACAAGGTAAAAAGAGTGTTAGTGTGAACCTCCTGTGTGTATATATGGTGCCTTGAATTAATGCTTCAGTTTAGAGAGAGCACATATATAGCATGTGtgaatggatggatggatgaatgaatgaaaTACCTTGTTGCTCACTAGCGTGTCGGACTTGGAAGCCCTTGCAGTGCTAGGCTCTTGTGGATGGCATATCTTGATGTTCTTCACACTGCATTGCATGGCACTCAGTGTTAGTTCATCACTTGCATGCATTACTGTCAGTGTTAGCTGCATGCATTACTGTATGTATCTGAAACGCATGTGTGTGGTGTGCAGTTTGAGTAGTAGAAATTGTATGTGTGCCTTGCTGACCTTCCGACAACGCCAAAGATCTTCTCGAGGCTGTTCCTAGACGAGTCC encodes:
- the LOC8081579 gene encoding la-related protein 6C, giving the protein MAQESSDVVVKCATNKAATSDEDGAAVAAAVAPPGPAASASASAPATPFKFNVHAPEFVPMSPAAASPMSAPAGGYYSPFMQMQPGLAPADWSFFHEHEPVFFMPDFAHAKFGAATATATAAAAGSNSAQAKGTAATTDVAQKIVKQVEYQFSDINLVANEFLLKIMNKDTEGYVPLSVIASWKKIKSLGATNQMLVKALRTSTKLNVSDDGKKVRRRQPFTEKHKEELQSRMIIAENLPEDSSRNSLEKIFGVVGSVKNIKICHPQEPSTARASKSDTLVSNKMHALVEYETSQQAEKAVEKLNDERNWRKGLRVRTVLRRSPKSVMRLKRADFDHFVGSDDDSPHSSQMSSDSPTADYSAAEAAAAAAAAHAHAHVQQHQEDQQQQQNNGGSKQKGWARGRGTTKLHITAPQSPQSAPAGMAGHFDPSSPRTSSSSSQKQCPSSPGGSRQQQVSAAASASSQKCPFSPRQHQPHPPQGPRMPDGTRGFTMGRGKPAAAAPPTSPAAAAARATPAPVLV